The sequence TGGAATCAGTTTATTGATGTGTCACTCAGTCATTGTCAGGACGTTTACGACCGTTTAGGTGTTAAGTTAACGCGCGACGACGTCATGGCAGAAAGTGCTTACAACGATAAGCTGCCGGGCGTTATTGAACACCTGAAAGAAAAAGGACTGCTGACCGAGGATCAGGGCGCACAGTGTGTGTTCTTGGACGAGTTTAAAGGCAAAGAAGATGAGCCGCTGCCTATTATCGTGCAGAAAAAAGGCGGTGGTTATTTGTATGCCACTACGGACTTAGCGGCCATTGAATACCGCCAAAAAGTATTAGGCGGCGACCACCTGATGTACTTTGTCGACGCGCGTCAGTCGTTGCACTTTGACCAGATTTTTACGCTGGCTCGCAAAGCCGGTTTTGTCGAAGGCGATATTAAACTGGACCATTACGGTTTCGGAACCGTTATGGGCAAAGACGGTAAGCCATACAAAAGCCGTGACGGCGGTGTGACTAAGCTGGCCGACTTGCTGGACGAAGCCGAGCGCCGGGCACTGGAATTACTGCAACAAAAGACGACGGACTTAACCGAAGAAGAGCAAAAACGCGTTGCGGAAGTAGTCGGTATTAGCTCAGTGAAATACGCCGACTTATCGAAAAACCGCACCAGCGACTACATTTTCGACTGGGATCACATGCTGACATTCGAAGGCAATACGGCACCGTATTTGTTGTACGCCTTTACCCGTGTGAACAGTATTTTTTACCGTCTGGGTGAGACTGGTTTTGATGAAAGTGCCGACTTCATTTTAGACGACGAGCGTGAACTTGCGCTGGCAAACCAACTGGTGCGTTTCAACGAAGTGTTGGTGCAGGTTCAGAACAAAGCTATGCCGCATTTCTTATGCGGTTACCTGTTTGATCTTGCCGGTCGTTTCTCAAGTTTCTACGAAGCTTGCCCAATTTTGAATCAGGAAGATGAATCACTCCGTAACAGTCGTTTGAAGTTAGCACGGTTAACGGCCAATGTGCTGAAACAGGGCTTAGATTTACTGGGTATTCCAACGCTGGAGAAAATGTAGTTGAGTATGGACTACGCGAATCGTAAGCCAAAGCAAAACAAGCGCAAGCCGTCGAAGAAAAAGGGCAGTAGCAAGAAAACGCAACGTGGCGCAAAGCCGGTTAACGACAGACAGCCAGTGCCCTGGGCTATTGTTATTATTGCGATCGCTATCATTGCTGGCTTTGTTTACTTTCTGGTGTCCATTAGTGGCAAGTCTGAGCAACAGGCAAACCAGCCTGAGGTACAGGCACCGCCCGCCGATTTGCTGCCTGAGAAATCAGCCGAGCGCTGGCGCTACATAGAAGAACTGGAAAGCAAAGAAGTGGAAGTCGACGTGCCAGAGCGTGAAGTGGGGCCGCCTAAGCTTATGCAGTGCGGCTCATTTCGTCAGCAGTCAGACGCTGAGCGTTTGCGCGCACAAATTGCGATGGCGGGTTTAGAGTCACAAGTGCGGGCCACCGAAGGCAGCAACGGTCTATGGTATCGCGTCATTTTAGGGCCGTATGAAACTAAGCGCGATGCTGAGCGTGATCGCCATAAGTTGCAGCGTAATCAGGTATTTGGCTGCGCCAT comes from Idiomarina sp. X4 and encodes:
- a CDS encoding SPOR domain-containing protein, with the protein product MDYANRKPKQNKRKPSKKKGSSKKTQRGAKPVNDRQPVPWAIVIIAIAIIAGFVYFLVSISGKSEQQANQPEVQAPPADLLPEKSAERWRYIEELESKEVEVDVPEREVGPPKLMQCGSFRQQSDAERLRAQIAMAGLESQVRATEGSNGLWYRVILGPYETKRDAERDRHKLQRNQVFGCAIWNWNID
- the argS gene encoding arginine--tRNA ligase, with protein sequence MKEQLEQLLTEAIGQLKAQGTLPDDLPVNIKLDRPRDKSHGDFATNLALMLAKPAKSNPRQLAEAIIEAIPENTLLAKTDIAGPGFINFTISQDQLKDQLSAMFSSDRLNVDVADNSETIVIDYSSPNLAKEMHVGHLRSAIIGDAVSRVSEFLGHKVIRQNHVGDWGTQFGMLLAYMEALDNQSAEYELSNLETFYKAAKQRFDESEEFADRARQLVVKLQSGDEYCLKLWNQFIDVSLSHCQDVYDRLGVKLTRDDVMAESAYNDKLPGVIEHLKEKGLLTEDQGAQCVFLDEFKGKEDEPLPIIVQKKGGGYLYATTDLAAIEYRQKVLGGDHLMYFVDARQSLHFDQIFTLARKAGFVEGDIKLDHYGFGTVMGKDGKPYKSRDGGVTKLADLLDEAERRALELLQQKTTDLTEEEQKRVAEVVGISSVKYADLSKNRTSDYIFDWDHMLTFEGNTAPYLLYAFTRVNSIFYRLGETGFDESADFILDDERELALANQLVRFNEVLVQVQNKAMPHFLCGYLFDLAGRFSSFYEACPILNQEDESLRNSRLKLARLTANVLKQGLDLLGIPTLEKM